One Tripterygium wilfordii isolate XIE 37 chromosome 10, ASM1340144v1, whole genome shotgun sequence DNA segment encodes these proteins:
- the LOC120006885 gene encoding GDT1-like protein 4, which translates to MGFRSSHRSFTFYVYLLLAAGLLLLAVVRVSAQESVIDSEKDELSDWGKDLGRRGMIDKSALGVGGKNDVNAIGLSINLDHGLGIFNAFFASFSMIMVSEIGDETFIIAALMAMRHPKSIVLSGALTALVVMTVLSTGLGRILPNLISRKHTNSAATVLYAFFGLRLLYIAWRSDSKSSQKKEMEEVEEKLESGQGKTAFRRFFSRFCTPIFLESFVLTFLAEWGDRSQIATIALATHKNAVGVAIGATIGHTVCTSLAVIGGSILASKISQKTVATVGGLLFLGFSLSSYFYPPL; encoded by the exons ATGGGATTTCGTTCAAGTCATAGAAGTTTCACTTTCTATGTCTATCTTCTCCTTGCCGCCGGCTTATTGCTATTGGCTGTTGTTCGCGTCTCTGCTCAG GAGTCTGTGATTGATTCCGAGAAGGACGAATTGAGTGACTGGGGTAAAGATCTGGGCCGGCGTGGCATG ATTGATAAGAGTGCTCTTGGGGTAGGAGGCAAGAATGATGTGAATGCCATTGGTTTAAGTATTAATTTGGATCACGGTCTTGGAATTTTCAATGCATTTTTTGCCAGTTTTTCAATGATTATGGTCAGCGAG ATTGGAGATGAGACTTTTATCATAGCAGCTCTTATGGCAATGCGTCACCCCAAGTCTATTGTATTATCGGGAGCACTGACTGCATTGGTTGTTATGACA GTACTTTCCACTGGACTTGGTAGGATTTTGCCGAATTTGATCTCGAGGAAGCATACAAATAGCGCAGCTACTG TTCTTTATGCATTTTTTGGGCTGCGATTACTATATATTGCTTGGAGATCagattcaaaatcatcccaGAAAAAGGAAATGGAGGAG GTAGAAGAGAAACTCGAGTCAGGGCAGGGGAAAACGGCCTTCCGCCGCTTTTTTTCAAGATTCTGCACCCCTATATTTTTGGAG TCATTTGTTTTAACCTTTCTAGCAGAGTGGGGCGATCGTAGCCAGATAGCAACAATTGCG CTGGCAACACACAAAAACGCAGTTGGAGTGGCTATTGGGGCTACAATAGGACATACTGTCTGTACGTCACTGGCGGTGATAGGTGGAAGCATACTAGCCTCTAAGATCTCGCAAAAGACAGTTGCTACAGTTGGAGGCCTGCTTTTCCTTGGCTTTTCCTTGTCTTCGTATTTCTATCCTCCTCTATAG
- the LOC120007202 gene encoding photosystem I reaction center subunit XI, chloroplastic-like, with protein MATASPMASQLKSTFTSPITRTLVSPKGLSGAAFRVLPSRRFSYSTIKAIQSEKPTYQVIQPINGDPFIGSLETPITSSPLIAWYLSNLPAYRTAVSPLLRGIEVGLAHGYLLVGPFVITGPLRNTPYAGGAGSLAAAGLVVILSICLTMYGVASFNEGEPSTAPSLTLTGRKKEPDQLQTADGWAKFTGGFFFGGISGVIWAYYLLYVLDLPYYVK; from the exons ATGGCTACTGCTTCTCCAATGGCTAGCCAACTCAAGTCTACATTCACTTCACCAATCACAAGAACTCTGGTCTCCCCCAAAGGTCTATCAGGCGCTGCTTTTAGGGTTCTGCCTTCTAGGAGATTTTCTTACTCGACCATCAAGGCCATCCAATCTGAAAAG CCCACCTATCAAGTGATACAACCCATCAACGGAGACCCATTCATTGGGAGCCTTGAAACACCAATAACCTCAAGCCCATTGATTGCCTGGTACCTCTCTAACCTTCCAGCCTACAGGACTGCAGTCAGCCCACTCCTAAGGGGCATTGAAGTGGGCCTGGCCCATGGGTACCTTCTTGTTGGCCCATTCGTTATAACCGGCCCGTTGAGGAACACCCCTTATGCAGGAGGAGCAGGGTCTCTTGCAGCTGCAGGACTTGTTGTGATACTCAGCATCTGCTTGACAATGTATGGAGTTGCATCCTTCAATGAAGGAGAGCCGTCCACTGCTCCATCACTGACATTGACTGGGAGGAAGAAGGAGCCTGATCAGCTCCAAACTGCTGATGGGTGGGCCAAGTTCACTGGTGGGTTCTTCTTTGGAGGGATCTCTGGTGTCATTTGGGCTTACTACCTCCTTTATGTCCTCGACCTACCTTACTACGTCAAGTGA
- the LOC120007273 gene encoding tyrosine-protein phosphatase DSP3-like, with protein MTLSPSPFRVALPENNKIEAVERDRMCVIMEAEEGLVPPGNFSMVEDGIYRSGFPQPANFAFLETLNLRTVIYLCPEPYPEENLEFPQSQNIQLFQF; from the exons ATGACTCTTTCACCTTCTCCTTTTCGGGTTGCATTGCCTG AGAACAACAAGATAGAAGCAGTGGAACGAGACAGAATGTGTGTCATCATGGAAGCCGAGGAAGGTTTGGTGCCTCCTGGGAACTTTTCGATGGTGGAAGACGGCATTTACAGATCTGGGTTCCCTCAACCTGCGAATTTCGCTTTTCTTGAAACCCTAAATCTTCGCACTGTTAT ATACTTGTGTCCTGAACCCTATCCAGAAGAGAATTTGGAGTTCCCTCAATCTCAAAATATTCAGCTGTTCCAGTTTTGA
- the LOC120006801 gene encoding protein METHYLENE BLUE SENSITIVITY 1-like produces MTGKAKPKKHTAKEIAAKLDAATTNRGGGKAGLADRTGVEKGGHAKLECPHCKVTAPDVKSMQIHHEAKHPKIPFEESKIINLHSSLAPEPSKTKPGVRGSLKK; encoded by the coding sequence ATGACAGGGAAGGCGAAGCCGAAGAAGCACACGGCCAAGGAGATCGCGGCGAAGCTCGACGCGGCGACAACGAACAGGGGCGGAGGCAAGGCCGGCCTTGCTGATCGGACCGGTGTGGAAAAGGGCGGACACGCCAAACTGGAATGCCCTCACTGCAAGGTTACGGCTCCTGATGTCAAGTCTATGCAGATCCATCACGAGGCGAAGCACCCTAAGATCCCTTTCGAGGAGTCCAAGATCATCAATCTCCACTCCTCCCTTGCCCCTGAGCCGAGCAAGACTAAACCTGGTGTTCGGGGAAGCCTCAAGAAGTGA